The following DNA comes from Lynx canadensis isolate LIC74 chromosome B1, mLynCan4.pri.v2, whole genome shotgun sequence.
TGCCAAGGGGTCAGCAATGGTGCCAGGCCATATCTAGCAAGTGGCCTATTTTTGTACAGCctacaaagaatattttcaaatttgtaaagggttgttttttaaaagagtatgCAACAGAGACCTAGGTGGCCCACATGCCCTCGATACTACTaaattgttttgtctcttaaaaaacaacaacaaactgctGATTCCTGAGTATACTGCCCCAATATCTAAGATTAATTCAGGGCTCATTCTGAGGCCTTCTTCTCATTATAACCTCTCTAGATCTCTGACATACATAGATAGCTTCACTAATCTTTGTGTAGTTGACTCACAAACATACATCTAGCCCAACTCTCCTAACTCTGTGCTCATATATTAAACGAGTCCCTTGATATCTTCATGTGACTATCCCAGTGATATTTCAAACTCAGCATATGAAaaatggggctcctggatggctcagtcagtggagcatgggactcttgatcttggggttatctCAGTGAATGTATCAGTAATCCAACTAGTGATAAAAACCAGAAACTTAGGAGGTATCCCTGAGTCTTTCCTCTTCCTTACTCTCAAGTATTCAATAAATCTTAACAACTTTAACCGTGAAATCTCTTGAATGTATCTACTGATCCATCTCTACCAGTTTATCCTTCTATAAGCCTTCATTACTTCTTACTTGAATTACTAATTAATTTTAGTGACCCTAGATCCCCTCTTTACCTCCAGTCTACTTTCCACTTCACCGCCAGAAGGatagttttgaaatataaatttaattacatcACACCCTCCTTCAAACACAATAATGACTTCCCTCATTCTTGAGATATAACTTCTTTAATTTGGCCCACGTGGCCTTGAATGGTTTGACCCCTATGTGTCCTGCTAAACTTGCCTTCGTTCTCCCCATAACTGCAGTTGTATTGGCTTTTTTTAAGTCCTCTAGTCAGATGCTCttccctttttaatatttaagaccTATAcccttttctgtatatttttgcatatttaatagTATTTATTCTTAGAACTAAACTCAAATGAGAACTCCCTGAATGAACCAAATTTTCCTGTATTCACTCTCTGCATCAAATACCGCACCTTCATAGCATTCATCACAATTATAATCTTACATTTATTGGCGCAATGATTAGATTAATCCTCCACTCCTACATTTTACCTTAGATTAGGATGGAAGTACTGCATGTTCACTACTCTGTTCTCAGCACTCAGTACTGTATCTGGTACAAATACGGAGAATTCAAAAACAGGAGCTAGGTTATTGTGGGGCAAGTTTCCTGTACAGGTTGGAGGAGTTCCAATATACTAGGGGTAGGAATTTGCAGACAATAGGAAGTGAGACCTGAGAAGAGAACTGCTTTGTGATGCAGTGGATCAAAAAAAGATGCCTTGTTATGTATTCCAGATTGGTTATACAAGTGTTCAGTTCAGAAACTGGTGGTAGTCATCTCAAATATTGAGAGTGGTGAGGTCCTTGAAAGGTGGCAATTTGATATTGAGTGTGACAAGACTGCAAAAGATGACAGGTAAGTATGAATTAAATTACTtccacttttatatattttttgcaaaatttcttttccttactaAAGGAGTTCTAATTATATTGAACTTAGTTTTATATAAGGTAATTTGTTTCTAAGTATGCTTGATTTGACCTAATCCCCTGTGGAAAAGAATAGGGCTCATAAACTGTGCTCACAAAAAAATTGTGCATATCATGGACATAATTGCCTTTAGTCTAAATCCATGAATTACAGACTTTAAGTGTTTATGATGCTATATGAGAAGCTACACATGATGGACTAGGTGGGCCATTTAATGAATTGTTTAAAGGTACTTTTAAGACCAGGAAGTATTATCCTAGACTTTTCTCCCAGCTTAACATGCAGctctactggggcgcctgggtggctcagtcagttaagcatctgactcttgatttcagctcaggtcatgatctcatggtttgtgagatcaaaccccatgtctggctttgtgctgacagtgtggagcctgcttgcaattctctctctctctctctctctctctctctctctctctctctgtccctgccccgttcacgctgtctctcaaaataaatgaataaacaaaaaataaataaataaaagatgcagCTCTACTGTATTTCATTTAATGCCACAAACTTCCTGCAACACTTCATAAACTGAAGTTTGCAGATCCCCCCAAATGGGAAATGCCCATCATTATAGGCTAATTTCTAGCATTGTCTTAAGCATGCTTATCTATAAACTGAGAACTGTTTCTCATAATGAAATATAGATTGTTTCTGAAACCTTTGGtctattttagaaaagttttaactTATACAAATAATTTGATGCCCGATTAACGTCTTTTTTGAGGCAGTAGGGAATTAGACATTTAGGCAATACTAAAAATGCCAAAATGATTATactgattaaatattttagatactacttgttatctttattttaggaAGTACTGAAGTTTTTCTAATTTGAAGCACTTGACAGGTTTTCTAATCATCTGCTACTGAATAACCTGATACTAAGATCAGCCCTAAAAACGATTGGGAGGATAAATGAAATAACAGAGATAATACTGTTCCTACTAGGTTAGAGATTCTAAGGATACATATTATACTCctgtatatttaaacattttaaaaaaaaaaaaaaaaccttttgaatGCATTACTTATTTGATTTGGGAAATGTTTAATCAGTTAAATAATCTTACCAATGTTTTAAATAACTTGTTAAAACTTAAATTaattgacggggcgcctgggtggcacagtcggttaagcgtccgacttcagccaggtcacgatctcgcggtccgggagttcgagccccgcgtcaggctctgggctgatggctcagagcctggagcctgtttccaattctgtgtctccctctctctctgcccctcccccgttcatgctctgtctctctctgtcccaaaaataaataaacgttgaaaaaaaaaaaatttaaaaaaaaaaaaacttaaattaattGATTTGGTTTCTTTGGTAGTGCACCCAGAGAAAAGTCTCAGAAAGCTATCCAAGATGAAATCCGTTCAGTGATCAGACAGATCACAGCTACAGTGACATTTCTGCCACTGTTGGAAGTTTCTTGTAAGTATTATACAAATTTCACatccttttattaaattttttcttaattatcagTGTCCTgtaatacaaatgagaaaaatgttataAAGCAAAAGTAATGCTATATGCATCTTATTTAGAAGTGCGGTAAAGGAATGAAAGTAGTCTACACTACTCactctaaaatattttgatgtaattccgttcatttttattttctacacatGTCTATGTATATAATGAAGACTTTTAGCTataattgtgtcttttttttctaacttagtTACtctttcattcatcaaatatatcCTGCATACCTGCTAtctgccagacactgttctgggcactgggatACATCAGTCACAAAACCAAGATGTTACTATCTTTTCTATGGCTTACATTCATGCTACCTCATGATTAAttctttctgcaaatatttttaatggttttctcattaaaggaaaaaaaattcaattttttttcataagataAAAGGAATacaatattttctgtaaaaattccATTGAGGAAAAGCAGTTAGCTAACAATTAACTGATTAGAGATCCGACTAAAGTAGCTTTTCTGACACTATAGGTGGTTCAAATGTGAGAGGGACACGGAGAGtagttttacttttgaaaaaataatggtacTTTAATGATCTTGTCCCCAATTTAGGTTCATTTGATCTACTGATTTATACAGACAAAGACTTGGTTGTACCTGAAAAATGGGAAGAATCGGGACCACAGTTTATTACCAATTCTGAGGAAGTCCGTCTTCGTTCATTTACTACTACGATCCACAAAGTAAATAGCACAGTGGCCTACAAAATTCCTGTCAATGACTGAGGATAAGGACTGTGATGTACTTGTAATTCTCAGATGTAGTTTTCCTGGAACCGAGTCAACTATAGTTGATACGTTTTGTTTCATTGGTTAACTTTTAGATGGGGAAAACTTAACATTACGCTTTCACTGAACTGTGCATAATTGTTCCATTTTTTGGTACCTGTATGACTTTATACAGGGTTGACCTACATTATTGCACACTATTCAAAAGGGGACTAGGAGATTACATCAGCATTGTTATGTCAATTCCTTTGAGAGTGGTAACCATAGATGGCAAACTTTTGTTATAAAGCTAAATGCCTTCTTAAATCAGACCTTTTTTGGTCAAGTACCTTGACTCAGAATATAGGTAGGgagatgtttaaatataaaatatagcaaaataagTCTGAATATTCAAAGTCTTTGTTTAGATTCTGAAATTACCCAATAAGAATCTGTAAGTAATGAAATATTGCTCCTATTAGGTCCTTTtgccatttatttcatttgtatagTTTCCATATTGAAAACATTTccaattatttgattttaatttatataaccTGAGCCTACAAAGGTATGAATATTTCTACTTcaaattcctatgatacagaactcttaaaaagttttttttttatggtttataaaaTCAAGCTTTAAATGATGATGAATAAATGTGTACGttttaaatttgtcttaaaatatttttatttttatattggtgTGAGTGCTTAGTCTAACTCATTACATGTATTAACTTCCACTATGAAGTAAATACACAtagcatccattcattcaaaaattatgGTGTGGACCTGCTAATGTGCCAAGTGGCCAGGATG
Coding sequences within:
- the MAD2L1 gene encoding mitotic spindle assembly checkpoint protein MAD2A; the encoded protein is MALQLSREQGITLRGSAEIVAEFFSFGINSILYQRGIYPSETFTRVQKYGLTLLVTTDPELIKYLNNVVEQLKDWLYKCSVQKLVVVISNIESGEVLERWQFDIECDKTAKDDSAPREKSQKAIQDEIRSVIRQITATVTFLPLLEVSCSFDLLIYTDKDLVVPEKWEESGPQFITNSEEVRLRSFTTTIHKVNSTVAYKIPVND